A genomic window from Methylorubrum extorquens includes:
- a CDS encoding mitochondrial fission ELM1 family protein, producing the protein MDGSVPPQLARARAWILTDGKAGDENQCIGIAEALGVPYETRRIPDGRPLTWMAPWGPIDPRDAPGRAGGLLQGPLPDLLIASGRRAVPYLRAVRRASGETTFTAFLKDPRTGHDTADFIWVPDYDDLRGPNVFTTLTAPHPVSRARLDTARTTPDPRLARLPWPRIAVLIGGDSRHLRYRKADMQRLVRDLTKLADGGCSLMLTVSRRTPPNLRIALENLVKDKGGFFWDGSGENPYVGMLAIADHIVVTSDSANMVGEAASTGVPLLLFDLPRTYIRHRRMFAGLAMAGALKPFIGRLEALRYAPIDATPEIAAALAEAYGRHRARLAGDTATVPRPAERTSDPRGPF; encoded by the coding sequence ATGGACGGTAGCGTCCCGCCGCAACTCGCGCGGGCCCGCGCCTGGATCCTCACCGATGGCAAGGCCGGCGACGAGAACCAGTGCATCGGCATCGCCGAGGCGCTCGGCGTCCCCTACGAGACGCGGCGGATTCCGGACGGACGGCCGCTGACCTGGATGGCCCCATGGGGGCCGATCGACCCGCGGGACGCACCGGGCCGGGCCGGCGGCCTGCTGCAAGGCCCGCTCCCCGATCTCCTGATCGCGTCGGGGCGGCGCGCCGTGCCCTATCTGCGCGCCGTGCGCCGCGCCTCGGGCGAGACAACCTTCACGGCCTTCCTCAAGGATCCGCGCACCGGCCACGACACCGCGGATTTCATCTGGGTTCCCGACTACGACGACCTGCGCGGTCCCAACGTCTTCACCACGCTCACTGCGCCGCATCCCGTCTCCCGCGCCCGGCTCGACACCGCCCGCACGACGCCTGATCCGCGTCTCGCGCGCCTGCCCTGGCCGCGCATCGCCGTGCTGATCGGCGGGGACAGCCGGCATCTGCGCTACCGCAAAGCCGACATGCAACGGCTCGTGCGCGATCTCACCAAGCTGGCCGATGGCGGCTGCTCGCTAATGCTGACGGTGTCCCGGCGCACGCCGCCGAACCTGCGCATCGCCCTCGAAAACTTGGTGAAGGACAAGGGCGGTTTCTTCTGGGACGGCAGCGGCGAGAACCCTTACGTCGGCATGCTGGCGATCGCCGACCACATCGTCGTCACCTCCGACTCAGCCAACATGGTGGGCGAGGCCGCGAGCACCGGCGTGCCCCTCCTGCTGTTCGATCTGCCGCGTACCTATATCCGGCATCGGCGGATGTTCGCGGGCCTCGCTATGGCCGGTGCGCTGAAGCCGTTCATCGGCCGCCTGGAGGCGCTGCGCTACGCTCCCATCGACGCGACGCCGGAGATCGCCGCGGCCCTGGCGGAGGCTTATGGGCGGCACCGTGCGCGCTTGGCGGGGGACACGGCGACGGTGCCGCGCCCGGCCGAACGGACGTCGGACCCGCGCGGACCGTTCTGA
- the greA gene encoding transcription elongation factor GreA has product MDKLPITARGYAALEEELKRRQQVERQRIIQAISEARALGDLSENAEYHAAKEAQSHNEGRVLELESMIARAEIIDTSKLSGSKIKFGARVKLLDEDTEEEKTYQLVGEPEADVREGRVSISSPIARALIGKAVGDTVEVTTPGGGKSYEVVAVEWGA; this is encoded by the coding sequence ATCGACAAGCTTCCCATCACGGCACGCGGCTACGCAGCCCTCGAGGAGGAGCTGAAGCGTCGCCAGCAGGTGGAGCGGCAGCGCATCATCCAGGCAATCTCCGAGGCGCGCGCGCTGGGCGATTTGTCCGAGAATGCCGAGTACCATGCCGCCAAGGAGGCCCAGTCCCACAACGAGGGCAGGGTGCTCGAACTGGAAAGCATGATCGCGCGGGCCGAGATCATCGATACCTCGAAGCTGTCCGGCTCCAAGATCAAGTTCGGCGCCCGCGTGAAGCTGTTGGACGAGGACACCGAGGAGGAGAAGACCTACCAGCTCGTCGGCGAGCCGGAGGCGGATGTGCGCGAGGGCCGCGTCTCGATCTCCTCGCCCATCGCCCGCGCCCTGATCGGCAAGGCCGTCGGCGACACGGTGGAAGTCACGACGCCCGGTGGCGGCAAGTCCTATGAGGTCGTCGCCGTCGAGTGGGGAGCCTGA
- the carB gene encoding carbamoyl-phosphate synthase large subunit, translating to MPKRTDISSILIIGAGPIIIGQACEFDYSGTQACKALREEGYRIVLVNSNPATIMTDPDMADATYVEPITPEIVAKIIEKERPDALLPTMGGQTALNCALSLKRMGVLEKFGVQMIGATAEAIDKAEDRNLFRDAMTKIGLETPKSELANASAAKKADRDRYLAEKARIEAAQSDPAVRAAALAEFDRQWSGAEGDRRRRYIEHALGQALIALAEVGLPAIIRPSFTMGGTGGGIAYNREEFLEIVERGIDASPTNEVLIEESVLGWKEYEMEVVRDKADNCIIVCSIENVDPMGVHTGDSITVAPALTLTDKEYQVMRDASLAVLREIGVETGGSNVQFAIDPKTGRMIVIEMNPRVSRSSALASKATGFPIAKVAAKLAVGYTLDEIANDITGGATPASFEPTIDYVVTKIPRFAFEKFPGAEPTLTTAMKSVGEAMAIGRCFAESLQKALRSLETGLTGLDEIEIEGLGKGDDHNAIKAALGTPTPDRLLKVAQAMRLGISHEEIYASCAIDPWFLEQLQAIVDLENRVKAHGLPGTPGAFRQLKAAGFSDARLAVLTDADEDAVRAARRALGVRPVFKRIDTCAAEFKAPTAYMYSTYVAPFAGQTADEAYPSDKKKVIILGGGPNRIGQGIEFDYCCCHACFALTEAGYETIMVNCNPETVSTDYDTSDRLYFEPLTAEDVLEIIETERQAGQLHGVIVQFGGQTPLKLARALEAAGVPILGTSPDAIDLAEDRDQFKRLLDKLGLKQPKNGIAYSVEQSRLVAAELGLPFVVRPSYVLGGRAMAIIRDETQFAEYLLGTLPSLIPSDIKARYPNDKTGQINTVLGKNPLLFDRYLSDATEVDVDAVCDGESVFIAGIMEHIEEAGIHSGDSACSLPPRTLSPEIITELERQTKAMALALKVGGLMNVQYAIKDGAIYVLEVNPRASRTVPFVAKVIGEPIAKIAARVMAGERLDSFGLRRKQLDHIAVKEAVFPFARFPGVDVLLGPEMRSTGEVIGLDAGFGVAFAKSQLGSGTAVPRTGTVFVSVRDDDKPRVLPAIRQLSSLGFTILATGGTQRYLADEGIPTQRINKVLEGRPHIVDSIKNGDIALVINTTEGAGALSDSRSLRRAALLHKVPYYTTLAGAMAAAEGIKAYLEGDLQVRALQEYFAA from the coding sequence ATGCCGAAACGCACCGACATCTCCTCCATTCTCATCATCGGTGCGGGTCCCATCATCATCGGGCAGGCCTGCGAGTTCGATTATTCCGGCACCCAGGCCTGCAAGGCCCTGCGGGAAGAGGGCTACCGGATCGTTCTGGTGAACTCGAACCCGGCGACGATCATGACCGACCCGGACATGGCCGACGCGACCTATGTCGAGCCGATCACCCCGGAGATCGTCGCCAAGATCATCGAGAAGGAGCGGCCCGACGCGCTGCTGCCGACCATGGGCGGCCAGACCGCGCTGAACTGCGCGCTGTCGCTGAAGCGCATGGGCGTGCTGGAAAAGTTCGGCGTGCAGATGATCGGTGCGACCGCCGAGGCCATCGACAAGGCGGAGGACCGCAACCTCTTCCGCGACGCGATGACCAAGATCGGCCTGGAGACCCCGAAATCGGAACTCGCCAACGCCTCGGCCGCCAAGAAGGCCGACCGCGACCGCTATCTCGCCGAGAAGGCGCGCATCGAGGCGGCGCAGTCGGATCCGGCCGTCCGCGCGGCGGCGCTCGCCGAGTTCGATCGGCAATGGAGCGGGGCTGAGGGCGACCGGCGGCGGCGCTACATCGAGCACGCGCTCGGCCAGGCGCTGATCGCGCTCGCCGAAGTCGGCCTGCCGGCGATCATCCGCCCCTCCTTCACCATGGGCGGCACCGGCGGCGGCATCGCCTACAACCGCGAGGAGTTCCTCGAGATCGTCGAGCGCGGCATCGACGCCTCGCCGACCAACGAGGTGCTGATCGAGGAGAGCGTGCTCGGCTGGAAGGAGTACGAGATGGAGGTCGTCCGCGATAAGGCGGACAACTGCATCATCGTCTGCTCGATCGAGAACGTCGATCCGATGGGCGTGCATACCGGCGACTCGATCACCGTCGCCCCGGCGCTGACGCTCACCGACAAAGAATATCAGGTGATGCGCGACGCCTCGCTGGCGGTGCTCCGCGAGATCGGCGTCGAGACCGGCGGCTCGAACGTGCAGTTCGCGATCGACCCGAAGACGGGCCGGATGATCGTGATCGAGATGAACCCGCGCGTGTCGCGCTCCTCGGCGCTGGCCTCGAAGGCGACCGGCTTCCCCATCGCCAAGGTCGCGGCCAAGCTCGCCGTTGGCTACACGCTCGACGAGATCGCCAACGACATCACCGGCGGCGCGACCCCGGCCTCGTTCGAGCCGACGATCGACTACGTCGTCACCAAGATCCCGCGCTTCGCCTTCGAAAAGTTCCCCGGCGCCGAGCCGACGCTGACCACCGCGATGAAGTCGGTGGGCGAGGCCATGGCGATCGGCCGCTGCTTCGCGGAATCCCTTCAGAAGGCCCTGCGCTCGCTCGAGACGGGGCTGACCGGCCTCGACGAGATCGAGATCGAGGGTCTCGGCAAGGGCGACGACCACAACGCGATCAAGGCCGCGCTCGGCACGCCGACGCCGGATCGCCTCCTCAAGGTCGCGCAGGCGATGCGCCTCGGGATCAGCCACGAGGAGATCTACGCCTCCTGCGCGATCGATCCGTGGTTCCTCGAGCAGCTTCAGGCCATCGTCGATCTGGAGAACCGGGTGAAGGCGCATGGCCTGCCGGGGACGCCGGGCGCCTTCCGCCAACTCAAGGCCGCCGGCTTCTCCGACGCGCGGCTGGCCGTGTTGACCGACGCCGACGAGGACGCCGTGCGCGCCGCCCGCCGGGCTCTCGGCGTGCGGCCGGTCTTCAAGCGGATCGACACCTGCGCCGCCGAGTTCAAGGCGCCGACCGCCTACATGTACTCGACCTACGTCGCCCCCTTCGCCGGCCAGACCGCGGACGAGGCGTACCCGTCGGACAAGAAGAAGGTCATCATCCTCGGCGGTGGCCCGAACCGGATCGGCCAGGGCATCGAGTTCGATTATTGCTGCTGCCACGCCTGCTTCGCGCTGACGGAGGCCGGCTACGAGACCATTATGGTCAACTGCAACCCGGAGACGGTCTCGACCGACTACGACACCTCCGACCGGCTCTACTTCGAGCCGCTGACGGCGGAGGACGTACTCGAGATCATCGAGACCGAGCGGCAGGCGGGCCAGCTTCACGGCGTGATCGTGCAGTTCGGCGGCCAGACCCCGCTCAAGCTCGCCCGCGCCCTGGAGGCTGCCGGCGTGCCGATCCTCGGCACCTCGCCGGACGCGATCGACCTCGCCGAGGACCGCGACCAGTTCAAGCGGCTCCTCGACAAGCTCGGCCTCAAGCAGCCCAAGAACGGCATCGCCTACTCGGTCGAGCAGAGCCGGCTGGTCGCGGCCGAACTCGGCCTGCCCTTCGTCGTGCGCCCGAGCTACGTGCTCGGCGGGCGGGCCATGGCGATCATCCGCGACGAGACCCAGTTCGCCGAGTACCTGCTCGGCACGCTGCCGAGCCTGATCCCCTCCGACATCAAGGCGCGCTACCCCAACGACAAGACGGGGCAGATCAACACGGTGCTGGGCAAGAACCCGCTCCTGTTCGACCGCTACCTTTCGGACGCGACCGAGGTCGATGTCGATGCGGTCTGCGACGGTGAGAGCGTGTTCATCGCCGGCATCATGGAGCACATCGAGGAGGCGGGTATTCACTCAGGCGATTCCGCCTGCTCGCTGCCGCCGCGCACGCTCTCGCCCGAGATCATCACCGAGCTGGAGCGCCAGACCAAGGCGATGGCGCTGGCCCTCAAGGTCGGCGGCCTGATGAACGTGCAGTACGCGATCAAGGACGGCGCGATCTACGTGCTGGAAGTAAACCCGCGCGCCTCGCGCACGGTGCCTTTCGTCGCCAAGGTGATCGGCGAGCCGATCGCAAAGATCGCCGCGCGGGTCATGGCCGGCGAGCGCCTCGACAGCTTTGGTCTCAGACGTAAGCAACTCGACCACATCGCGGTGAAGGAGGCGGTGTTCCCCTTTGCCCGCTTCCCCGGCGTCGACGTGCTGCTCGGGCCGGAGATGCGCTCGACCGGCGAAGTGATCGGGCTCGATGCCGGGTTCGGCGTGGCTTTCGCCAAGAGCCAGCTCGGTTCGGGCACGGCGGTGCCGCGCACCGGCACGGTGTTCGTCTCCGTGCGTGACGATGACAAGCCCCGCGTGCTGCCGGCGATCCGACAGCTCTCCAGCCTCGGCTTCACCATCCTCGCGACCGGCGGCACGCAGCGCTACCTCGCGGACGAGGGCATCCCGACCCAGCGCATCAACAAGGTGCTCGAGGGCCGTCCCCACATCGTCGATTCGATTAAGAACGGCGACATCGCGCTGGTCATCAACACCACCGAGGGGGCCGGCGCGCTCTCCGACTCACGCTCGCTCCGGCGGGCGGCCCTCTTGCATAAAGTGCCGTACTACACCACTCTCGCCGGCGCGATGGCGGCGGCCGAGGGGATCAAGGCCTACCTCGAAGGCGATCTTCAGGTCCGCGCCTTGCAGGAATACTTCGCGGCCTAA
- a CDS encoding pseudoazurin → MMIFRVLIAAATLAVALPAAADEVPVKMLNSGPGGMMVFDPALIRLKPGDSIKFLPTDKGHNVETIKGMAPDGAETVKTTVGQEAVVKFDKEGVYGFKCAPHYMMGMVALVVVGDKRDNLEAAKSVQHNKLTQKRLDPLFAQVQ, encoded by the coding sequence ATGATGATCTTTAGAGTGCTGATCGCTGCGGCCACGCTCGCCGTCGCCCTGCCGGCAGCGGCCGACGAGGTGCCGGTCAAGATGCTCAACAGCGGGCCGGGCGGGATGATGGTGTTCGATCCCGCGCTCATCCGGCTGAAGCCCGGGGACAGCATCAAGTTCCTGCCAACCGACAAGGGGCACAACGTCGAGACGATCAAAGGCATGGCGCCCGATGGCGCCGAAACCGTCAAGACGACCGTCGGTCAGGAGGCCGTGGTCAAGTTCGACAAGGAAGGCGTCTACGGCTTCAAATGCGCGCCGCATTACATGATGGGTATGGTCGCCCTCGTGGTGGTCGGCGACAAGCGCGACAACCTGGAGGCCGCCAAGAGCGTCCAGCACAACAAGCTGACGCAGAAGCGCCTGGATCCGCTCTTCGCGCAGGTTCAGTAG
- a CDS encoding CAP domain-containing protein yields MPNLRLSAAATLVTLTFVSLTLAGCGGSPVLDAGVPAVPIILDEQAAAAAISRYRAQHGLSSVVIDSRLITAASFQAQANARAGRLSHEIAGSFDSRMAGVGFGKRYASENLSAGSETFDQVLARWKASPEHNRNMLMPQLRRVGIARFDAPATRYKRFWALVMAGD; encoded by the coding sequence ATGCCGAACCTGCGCCTGTCCGCCGCCGCGACTCTCGTCACCCTGACGTTCGTGAGCCTGACACTTGCCGGATGCGGAGGATCACCCGTTCTCGATGCGGGCGTGCCGGCCGTGCCGATCATTCTCGACGAGCAGGCCGCCGCCGCTGCGATCTCCCGCTACAGGGCGCAGCACGGGCTGAGTTCCGTCGTCATCGATTCCCGCCTGATCACCGCGGCTTCGTTCCAGGCACAAGCCAATGCGCGGGCCGGGCGGCTCAGCCACGAGATCGCCGGAAGCTTCGACAGCCGCATGGCAGGCGTCGGCTTCGGCAAGCGCTACGCCTCTGAGAACCTGAGCGCCGGCTCCGAGACCTTCGATCAGGTGCTCGCCCGCTGGAAGGCCTCGCCGGAGCATAACCGCAACATGCTGATGCCGCAGCTCCGCCGCGTCGGCATCGCCCGGTTCGACGCTCCGGCGACGCGCTACAAGCGCTTCTGGGCGCTGGTGATGGCCGGCGATTGA
- a CDS encoding NADH-quinone oxidoreductase subunit A: MTGLLADYLPLIIFLGVSLFIAAALLIAPFIVAYSSPDPEKLSAYECGFNAFDDARMKFDVRFYLVAILFIIFDLEVAFLFPWAITFGELGWFGFWSMMIFLGVLTVGFVYEWRKGALEWD; the protein is encoded by the coding sequence ATGACCGGCCTATTGGCGGATTACCTGCCGCTCATCATCTTCCTTGGCGTGTCGCTGTTCATCGCGGCGGCGCTGCTGATTGCTCCCTTCATCGTGGCCTATTCGAGCCCCGATCCGGAGAAGCTTTCGGCCTACGAGTGTGGTTTCAACGCCTTCGATGACGCGCGCATGAAGTTCGACGTGCGCTTCTACCTCGTGGCGATCCTGTTCATCATCTTCGACCTCGAAGTCGCCTTCCTGTTTCCCTGGGCGATCACCTTCGGGGAACTCGGCTGGTTCGGCTTCTGGTCGATGATGATCTTCCTCGGCGTCCTCACCGTCGGCTTCGTTTACGAGTGGCGCAAGGGCGCCCTCGAATGGGACTAG
- a CDS encoding NuoB/complex I 20 kDa subunit family protein: MALTPTFSRAPDIAPAPKGIIDPATGRPIGANDPTFLSINDELADRGFLVTSADELINWARTGSLMWMTFGLACCAVEMMQMSMPRYDCERFGFAPRGSPRQSDVMIVAGTLTNKMAPALRKVYDQMPEPRYVISMGSCANGGGYYHYSYSVVRGCDRVVPVDIYVPGCPPSAEALLYGVLLLQRKIRRIGTIER; encoded by the coding sequence ATGGCCCTGACTCCGACCTTCTCCCGCGCGCCCGACATCGCGCCGGCGCCCAAAGGGATCATCGATCCCGCAACCGGCCGTCCGATCGGCGCGAACGATCCGACCTTCCTGTCGATCAACGACGAGTTGGCCGACCGCGGCTTCCTCGTCACCAGCGCCGACGAACTCATCAACTGGGCTCGTACCGGCTCGCTGATGTGGATGACCTTCGGTCTCGCCTGCTGCGCGGTCGAGATGATGCAGATGTCGATGCCGCGCTACGATTGCGAGCGCTTCGGCTTCGCGCCGCGCGGCTCTCCGCGGCAGTCCGACGTGATGATCGTCGCCGGCACGCTGACCAACAAGATGGCCCCGGCCCTGCGCAAGGTCTACGACCAGATGCCGGAGCCGCGCTACGTCATCTCCATGGGCTCCTGCGCCAATGGCGGCGGCTACTACCACTACTCCTATTCGGTGGTGCGCGGCTGCGACCGGGTGGTGCCGGTGGATATCTACGTGCCGGGCTGCCCGCCGAGCGCCGAAGCCCTGCTCTACGGCGTCCTGCTGCTGCAGCGGAAGATCCGCCGCATCGGCACGATCGAGCGGTGA
- a CDS encoding NADH-quinone oxidoreductase subunit C: protein MEAITTNGITLRRTVAAAQGEDALRTMGERIAGALGPAVTEWAIAHGELTLVVQGSDIVYALTYLRDDPACAFRCFIDICGVDYPQRARRFDVVYHLLSLRHNTRVRVKVQTDAATPVPSAIPVFPAANWYERETYDLYGILFSGHPDLRRLLTDYGFEGHPLRKDFPLTGFVEVRYDQDEARVVYEPVKLTQEFRNFDFLSPWEGTDYVLPGDEKTSS from the coding sequence ATGGAGGCCATCACCACCAACGGCATCACGCTTCGCCGGACCGTCGCGGCCGCTCAGGGCGAGGACGCCCTGCGGACCATGGGCGAGCGGATCGCCGGGGCGCTCGGTCCGGCAGTCACCGAATGGGCCATCGCCCATGGCGAGCTGACGCTCGTCGTCCAGGGCAGCGACATCGTCTACGCGCTGACCTACCTGCGCGACGATCCGGCGTGCGCCTTCCGCTGTTTCATCGACATCTGCGGCGTCGATTACCCCCAGCGCGCGCGCCGCTTCGACGTCGTCTACCACCTGCTGTCCCTGCGCCATAACACGCGCGTGCGGGTGAAGGTGCAGACGGATGCCGCGACGCCGGTGCCCTCGGCGATCCCCGTCTTCCCGGCGGCCAACTGGTACGAGCGCGAGACCTACGACCTCTACGGGATCCTGTTCTCGGGCCATCCCGACCTGCGCCGGCTGCTCACCGATTACGGGTTCGAGGGTCATCCGCTGCGCAAGGACTTCCCGCTGACCGGCTTCGTCGAGGTTCGCTACGATCAGGACGAGGCGCGGGTGGTCTACGAGCCGGTCAAGCTCACCCAGGAGTTCCGCAACTTCGACTTCCTGTCGCCATGGGAGGGCACGGACTACGTGCTGCCGGGCGACGAGAAGACGTCGAGCTGA
- a CDS encoding NADH-quinone oxidoreductase subunit D codes for MTEHNIRNFSINFGPQHPAAHGVLRLVLELDGEVVERVDPHIGLLHRGTEKLIEHKTYLQATPYFDRLDYVAPMNQEHAFCLAIERLAGIEVPRRAQLIRTLFCEIGRLLSHLLNVTTQAMDVGALTPPLWGFEEREKLMIFYERASGARLHANYFRPGGVHQDLPPALIDDIDAFCDPFLKVVDDLDNLVMANRIFKQRNVDIGIVSVDEAMAWGFSGVMVRGSGIPWDLRKSQPYELYEEMEFDIPVGKNGDTYDRQVIRMEEMRESVKIMRQCVAKLREPAGQGPIASIDGKFAPPPRREMKRSMEALIHHFKLYTEGFHVPEGEVYAAVEAPKGEFGVYLVSDGTNKPYRCKIRAPGFAHLQAMDWMCRGHLLADVSCVLGTLDIVFGEVDR; via the coding sequence ATGACCGAACACAATATCCGCAACTTCTCGATCAATTTCGGGCCGCAACACCCGGCGGCGCACGGCGTGCTGCGCCTCGTGCTCGAACTCGACGGCGAGGTGGTCGAGCGCGTCGATCCGCATATCGGACTCCTGCATCGGGGTACCGAGAAGCTGATCGAGCACAAGACCTACCTCCAGGCGACGCCCTATTTCGACCGGCTCGACTACGTCGCGCCGATGAATCAGGAGCATGCCTTCTGCCTCGCGATCGAGCGCCTCGCGGGCATCGAGGTGCCGCGCCGGGCCCAGCTCATCCGCACCCTGTTCTGCGAGATCGGGCGGCTGCTCTCCCACCTCCTCAACGTCACCACGCAGGCGATGGACGTCGGCGCGCTGACGCCGCCCCTGTGGGGCTTCGAGGAGCGCGAGAAGCTGATGATCTTCTACGAGCGCGCATCGGGCGCTCGGCTCCACGCCAACTATTTCCGCCCCGGCGGCGTCCACCAGGACCTGCCGCCCGCGCTGATCGACGACATCGACGCGTTCTGCGATCCGTTCCTGAAGGTGGTCGACGACCTCGACAACCTCGTCATGGCCAACCGCATCTTCAAGCAGCGCAACGTCGACATCGGGATCGTCTCGGTGGACGAGGCCATGGCCTGGGGCTTCTCCGGCGTGATGGTGCGCGGCTCGGGCATCCCGTGGGATCTGCGCAAGTCGCAGCCCTACGAACTCTACGAGGAGATGGAGTTCGACATCCCCGTGGGGAAGAACGGCGACACCTACGACCGTCAGGTGATCCGCATGGAAGAGATGCGGGAATCCGTGAAGATCATGCGGCAATGCGTGGCCAAGCTGCGCGAGCCCGCCGGCCAAGGCCCGATCGCCTCGATCGACGGCAAGTTCGCGCCGCCGCCGCGCCGGGAGATGAAGCGCTCGATGGAAGCGCTCATCCACCACTTCAAGCTCTACACCGAGGGCTTCCACGTGCCCGAGGGCGAGGTCTACGCCGCGGTCGAAGCGCCCAAGGGCGAGTTCGGCGTCTACCTCGTCTCCGACGGCACCAACAAACCCTACCGCTGCAAGATCCGCGCTCCGGGCTTCGCCCATCTTCAAGCGATGGATTGGATGTGCCGCGGCCACCTGCTCGCCGACGTGTCCTGCGTGCTCGGCACGCTCGACATCGTGTTCGGCGAAGTGGACCGCTGA
- the nuoE gene encoding NADH-quinone oxidoreductase subunit NuoE, giving the protein MANRRLAPAAEQPQDFAFTSENADWARGQIAKYPEGRQASAVIPLLWKAQEQNGGWLPRAAIEAVADELGMPHIRVLEVATFYTMFALEPVGRFWIQLCGTVPCDCCGAKELKAALHERLGPAGHVSADGNFSWLEVECLGACCNAPMVQINQDYYEDLNPESLNKLMDDLAAGRPVKVGSQIGRVSSEPKDAVNTLTDESLFDGSRVGAWRKRFEQTEGAAEEGVKKDEAASTEARVKNETKPAHPSSGRANETNAVDAPAERASAGEVPVKAEDRDDARDAKAPPAQDPAVEEDEILRTEPPQHPATVGAGDDVPEGENPEARADAAGTRPKGLDAPRDDRPDDLTKIKGVGPINQRRLNDLGIWHYDQVAAWSPPEVAWVSAYLAFPGRIDRENWVGQASDLAGSRG; this is encoded by the coding sequence ATGGCCAACCGCAGGCTAGCCCCCGCCGCCGAGCAGCCCCAGGACTTCGCGTTCACGTCCGAGAACGCTGACTGGGCTCGCGGCCAGATCGCGAAATATCCGGAGGGCCGGCAGGCCTCGGCCGTCATCCCGCTGCTGTGGAAGGCACAGGAGCAGAATGGAGGCTGGCTGCCTCGAGCCGCGATCGAGGCGGTCGCCGACGAACTCGGCATGCCGCATATCCGCGTGCTGGAGGTCGCGACCTTCTACACGATGTTCGCTCTGGAGCCGGTCGGCCGGTTCTGGATCCAGCTCTGCGGCACCGTGCCCTGCGATTGCTGCGGAGCAAAGGAACTGAAGGCGGCGCTCCACGAGCGCCTCGGCCCCGCCGGACACGTCTCGGCGGACGGCAACTTCTCCTGGCTCGAAGTGGAATGCCTTGGCGCCTGCTGCAACGCGCCGATGGTCCAGATCAATCAAGACTACTACGAGGACCTCAACCCTGAGAGCCTCAACAAGCTCATGGACGATCTTGCCGCCGGCCGCCCCGTGAAGGTCGGTTCGCAGATCGGCCGGGTCTCCTCGGAGCCAAAGGATGCGGTCAACACCCTGACCGACGAGAGCCTGTTCGACGGCTCCCGCGTCGGCGCGTGGCGCAAGCGCTTCGAGCAGACCGAGGGCGCCGCCGAGGAAGGCGTGAAGAAGGACGAGGCCGCCTCGACCGAAGCCCGCGTCAAGAACGAGACCAAGCCTGCCCATCCCTCCTCCGGGCGCGCCAACGAGACGAACGCCGTCGATGCGCCCGCCGAGCGGGCGAGCGCCGGCGAAGTGCCTGTGAAGGCCGAGGATCGGGACGACGCGCGCGACGCGAAGGCGCCGCCCGCCCAAGATCCGGCCGTCGAGGAAGACGAGATCCTGCGCACGGAGCCGCCGCAGCATCCAGCAACCGTCGGTGCTGGCGACGACGTGCCCGAGGGCGAGAACCCGGAGGCTCGCGCCGATGCTGCGGGCACACGGCCGAAAGGGCTCGACGCCCCCCGCGACGACCGTCCGGACGACCTGACCAAGATCAAGGGCGTCGGCCCGATCAACCAGCGCCGTCTCAACGATCTCGGCATCTGGCACTACGATCAGGTCGCCGCGTGGTCGCCGCCGGAGGTCGCCTGGGTGAGCGCTTACCTCGCCTTCCCGGGCCGGATCGACCGGGAGAACTGGGTCGGACAGGCGTCCGACCTCGCCGGCAGCAGGGGCTGA